The genomic segment ATAGTATTTTTATCCTTGTAGTTGATTTGCCATATTATTATTGGATTTTCTcctaagaataaatttaaacatcaATTGAGACACATTTAGACTtacaacttaaaaaaaaaacatgatacTGAAAATTTCGCGCAGACTCAATACTGTTGTTAACACAcataactaatatatttaatgaaaatttattcctAGAAGAAAATGCACAATAATAGCAAATCAACTacaatgacaaaaatattgtgttttctcctttgtataaatattccaTTAGTTATTcgttaaaacttaaaatcttgagaaaaaagatattgtaattattcattaggattattttatatatgataaatgtttttcaaacaattaacATACTGAGACAAATATCGTAAATATCTCCTTATTAAGACGAGATAGCTATCTATCCTTATTAGGATTATCAATAggctatattaattataattatgcctctttaattattattcaaaaacaTAATAAGATAATGTGTGTTAACAACAATATTGAGTCTGCGCGAAGTTTTCagtattaagttttttttaagttacaaGTCTAAATGTGTCTCAAttgatgtttaaatttttcagttaCTGATCTCTAGCACGATAAGTTACTCATCATATCATGAACTAACACAGGTTAATCTATTAGCGATGTTAAATCCGCTGAGGTACACAATCCATAACAAAGTCTTTATATCTTAAACATATGATTTGTATCATATCATATTGAGTTATATAAAAGACAACTAATTGCGAAAAATCACAGTAAACAGTCTCGTTGGCTTCTAACTATGATGTTAGAATGCTGCATTACAAGCAATTTTCCTTCATAATTTCgttcttatttttcaaaataattaatctaagtTTCCATGAATACTCCAAAATTACTACTacataatagttatttttaatctatggttatttttaattttactgcaGTAAATTTTGTGTCATAGTTATAATCTCAGTCTTTAAAATCTCTTTCAGTGAATAAACCATGTGATTAATTACTCTAAATGTTCTCACTTGTTACTGCAGTAAATTGGAGTTTACAGATATGATCAGTCTTTAGGTATATATCACGTATGATTTAAAGCGAACCTTTCGGTGTAGTACATTGTCCGTTAGAGGTTGATTCCATCATCTGCGCTTGCGGTGGAGCCGCAGCTGCGCATTGCATGTATGGCTGTGGAGATCCCAACATTGGATTCCATTGTTCGTGAGGCGGTAACAAAGCATGATACTGCATAGGCTGCGGATACATTATAGGTTGCGAGTATAGCATCGGCTGACCCGCCGTTGGTGGATGACTTGGTGAGTAAGGATGCTCAGTTGGTGAATAAAGATGTTGCGGATACGAGGGCATAGTTGCGTTTTCGTCCACATGTTGAGGTGATAAATACGGCGGTACCGGTACATAGCTACCGTTTCCCTGTAGGTAATATGGAGGATTCCCCAAGATGCTATCGTTCGTCTGGTAATGCGATATTTCCTGATACGGAGAAGAGAATATGCCTGGTGGCGGGGCATATGGTGGCGCTGCATATGCATTCGGTGCATTGGACGCTACTTGATGCATCAAATCCCAAGATCGGCCATGCTGCACGTGCGTGTCGTTTCTACATGTGACGGAATTCATTGTGTTATATTGTTGACTCGAGTGCTGTGTCGAATACATCGGTCCGCGATTCTGTTGACGATTTCGTGCTCTATTACTCGTACctggaaaataatatttttacatataatccTCGTAAGCTTTCACAAAATTGAGAAACTGAAGTTAATGATTTCGaataaaacattacaaaaaaGAACGTATGGAGGTAAATATTAGTACAATACtcattaaattgttatattttcaagattttcaattttaaattattttttcatatttcaataCTCTTCCATATTCATAATGATTTGCTGTACATTCGTAGCAAAATGATCATACATGAAATCAActtcaaatgaaaaatatatacaataaagactcacaaattaaaattacgggAAAACATGAAAGGCATGAGAGCCAAGCGCCAGATGAAGGAGCGCAAATAAAAACAACGTTTTgtagtaaattttaaactttcttttCAGACGTTTTTCGATCCATTTTTGAATCATCTTCAGTgctaaaaagaataatttagagTATTACAAAAGCGTCCGTGCTTTCGAAATTACATCAAATTATAACGCCAAGTCTCACCCCAATGCATTTGAGAGCATTTGAGCAAGCatcattacttttaattatataagtatgaaCCATTGGGGGACTCAGcgttataatttgatataattgcgAAAGCATGGGCACCTTTGTAATActctaaattctaaattattctttttatcactGAAGATGATCCAAAAATGGATCGAAACGtctgaaaataaagtttaaaatttactacAAAACGTTGTTTTTATTTGCGCTCCTTCATCTGGCGTTTGGCTCTACATGCCTTTTATGTTTTctcgtgaaaaatatattaagaatattatataagaatataatagtaaagtAAAGTAAATGCAGAATGACTGCAATACAGTTCATTTTTCAAATCCCTGTCTAAACAATGGCATGTTGATGACATTGTCTTTTCCGTGATGCTGATTGATTGTCTCGTTGTTAAATGCGTTTGACAGTTTGTGTGactacttgtaaaaaaattaaaataaaaaaaaaagttaaaaaatgaataaaaggaaaaaagagaaacaaaagaaaggtacatatattatatatgcctGTACTATATGCGTGATGAAcctaaaatatcttgtaaaacatTCAGTttcaataatcttattttaataattttataaaataataagacaaatcaattaatgaaaacacatagttgcttttaaagaaaaaaaatatatagttgtacatttaaaattacatactttttttaaaaaaaaggaattatctgttttttttagcataaattaatttatcgtattattttatataaatctattaagGTAAGGTTACCAAAAGTgaacgttttataaaaatatatttcgcattttacgtcaaaatattacaacctTCAAGTTTCATAATTCTAAaagtacttaataaaaaaatattttattaatgtcttgaaaaattctcgaaataaattacaaaaatatctaataaaaaattgagagtgcaatttaaaaattttagaataatttttacgtgattttgaaaaatgctaTTCAAAGTCATATAATATCtcacttaaatattatcataaaacgttttacttaaaattctataatttttgtatagatttttttttttcacaaaaatgcatatttttcgaaatattttaggatttctacatttatataagaaaatgtacaagaataaaaaaaataaataataaacgatgTAAAAGGCGCGCGCTGCATGCTAATCCCTTTCTAAAAAAGGCATGTTGATGACGCTTTCCACAATGCTGattgtattgtatatgataaacctatgtataaacttttcctatatataatattatatgtatatatttaataggtAATTTATATTGGTGTAATTAATAGCAAAAAGAAGAgatggaagaaagaaagagaagggatataatatataaatattaaataaagagaaaaaaagaaaaagaaaggagaaTGCTTTCTTAAAgccaattttaaatattaaaattataaatattcaacaaaCAATTAACATTGCGAAAAAGAAACTTAACTTTAACATACACATTATAACTAtacaacataatataaatatataaaataaatagcgtgtgcttaaaatgttctagtaaatataaaagaactgATTAAAATCGACTcacaaatgttaatatatatatatatattttgtattaatatatatatatatatattttgtatttttttgatgtatataactttatttttatattatattatataaatatatttatataatataaaaataaagttatatacatcgagaaaatacaaaaaaaaattcaaaaataaagtaataataaatacgcgACCTGAATTATCCAACGTTAAAATCGGAACAATTTAGAAAATGCTCAAAGAATGGCAGATTCAAAACAAGAGAtagtagagagaaaaaagtttatgataatatgattagataaattaatatctagaTAAACAATAGagtatttaaagataaaattttactaaaaattaaaaataaaatttgaaaataaaataattatatattaccaGAAGTAGACATGTCAAACATGGATCTCACACAGAGACAATGCCAAAGAGATTAACCAATAAAACGCGTACAAGTATCAGTGATatcaaaacaaataatattaacaacgGTTAACACTTGTTTCTCATAAATTCGCTATCGTTATCTTATAAGTGTCATTAATCTCTTCTCCAGTATCTTGTTCTTTGTTCATGGAGCTGCTGTTGTAGATTAAActctgataaattttaataattatttttaagtatccattaaattttttgtaaatttaaatgttttaattttaattttcctatttatttgtacctttaattacttatatgaatatattaattacttgttaaaattaaatatttgtaagaactttcttttactatacatatatatctctcatTTCGAATTTATCactttttcgatattttttagatgGATCATTCcggttttaattttaaattataactgtTTTCTTCACTAGTACCTACTTCGTGTTTCGGAAAACAGAACACGTctaatttcttctattttcattttctctatCGTTATTTACAACAATGAGGTTTCCAACTGGCAAGGTTGTATATGTTGGCAACTGCTGTATATTTAGATTGTATATTAGCTTTCTATTTATGATCTGTAACTTTtgtattatgcatttttttcattattgctttactatatataatttcgctTTTATCTTTcgtattatattgaaaagaatatgatgatgaatattataaagcaaattaaataggttgatacaatataataattttgtaacagttattaaattatatcaaattaatttagaagcttgttcttattattaagatataaaggTCATGTAAGTATGGATTTGGAAACATATTCTTTCTAAGTTATAAATACACTTCTTTGtgacaaaaaattttgtaaaaacagTAAACATACATGTCcatatgataattatacacTGACACTATCGATAACAGtacaataaagattattaacaTCGGGACTTTTTCAATAACTTTAGAGATATTGAAGAGAttgttttaagaattattgcaAAGTATTATTGTAAGCATTATtgtaaggaaaaagaaagtaatttgATCAAGAAAAATGTTCTCAcgcattattacatttttacggAATTGTgacaagtttttaataaaactttttttgtagtaatgaaaaagtatttataatttagtagAAAATTTCCACGATAAATCCATATTTACAATTActtcttttcataaaataatttgaatataatttttaaaatttaagatcatctattttagaattatatatatataaaattcttctagttttttagataatctttctttaagataatcgaattttttaaaagaaatttttaaattaattttatatctatctatctgtacatataatatatatatatatatatatatatatatatatatatgtatatatattaaaagaaatctttggattaaatatatatatatatatatatatatatatttaatccaaaaatttcttttaataaattcgattATCTTAAAGAGagattatctaaaattttaaaaaatatataaataattttgctacCTTTAGCAGTTCCAGCCTGTTTTCCTTTCTGTGCAACTTGATATGAGGGATCTTTTCCATTCAAACTTTTCAATCCTTGCTTTGATTGTCTTGCGCTCTGTGTACCATTCATGCTCCAATGCAAAGTGTTGGGAATATCATCATTAGCACCTGCTCCCTCACTATACGTTAGCGAACAATTCTGCATCCCGTTAACAAGATGCTCCATTTCTTCTGGTATACATGGAACATCTGttcaaaaaaatacattaatgataatattgtaaaattgattttttatgtgGATGTTTAtcgatatgtatattattgtacatacGAGCATTTCCCGATGGTGGCCCTAGAGGTTGCATGCCCGGTTGATAACCCGGCCCATACATCATAGGTTCATAATAAGAAGTACGAAAatcctataaaaaaattgtattgtttAATGCTCAACATGATAAATTACAATACTCTTCGGTTcactatatataactaaatacCTGCGTTAGTAGATTATAGAAATTAGATGTAGATGTAtctgaaaaaagaaacataaaagaaaataagtatCATTTATGAGAAGACATGATTGATGATgtgaatacataatattatatgcatgtaaattaaaatatacatataatcacaatattttttttcataatgtaATACATACGATTCATTTGATTGTGCTCTCCAAAATTTCCTGGCATGTATGAATACACAGAGTATGTGTTACTGTTATCCGAAACAACATAAGGTACGTTCGGATTACCGCCCATGTCGATTTGTTGGTTAcctgtaattaatattatttgttattgtcaagtagaaagattttaataaattttgctaaaaattaattaaacgtctCTACATTCAATTAttgatcaatttataaaatttttaataaatatattcggtatttattatcaaaatctaTCATTTGCAATCAATAATGtagattgatataatatatcaataccTATTTTTATCCTGCAGTAAATGAACTTCATAAAGGATTATATTTccatatcaaaaaattattcattaatccATAAACCAAAAGaatctgatatattttattgttttacacTATTAAACATGTACAgtgatacgtaaaaaaaagttagtaCAAcgcgtaagaaaaaaatttgctttaaaattcaatcatGTAATCAATATCACAAAGAGTTTCAAAAATACTCACCATTGCAAGGTGACAAATTTTCCTCGAACAATTTCAGTTGTGGATATGGAAGAGCAATACGAGGATCATTAGATCTTTCAGTTTTATTTCTTGCAGTATTGTTCACTTTTCTAATTACTGCTTTTTTATGCTCTTCTACTTGTGCTGAATTGTTGAGTGCAGCCACAGGCAAGTTGTTAGCTTTTTCCTACAAATAAGAAATAGTTGTATGGAAAAGcgttctatatttttaaacataatgtTAAAATCTTACATTTGTTACACGACCATAATCTTCTATAAACTGATTCTCTGTTTGGCATTGATCTGTACTgtacaaaaaacttttaaattaattaaattagcaattattgttatatttaaactatataatgactataaaattttatactttattatataattatttttattataaatataattataatttatatgttatagtgaaaatacatacaaaaattcatcgtttTGCTCGTCAGTTCTAATGTTATTAATGTCGTTGATATTATCACTATCAACATTACTATTATTGTTGTTGTCGTcgctatttattaatacatttttatttgaattatttgcattatttgcTGGTCCATGTACCATATTTATGCCTTTTTTCTTTCGCGGGAATGAGTTGTACGATTTATTCCATCGTCGATCtaacaaaataaagattaatttgttatatgtagaaaaacaataatatcaaaataaatgattcAATAAACTGACTTGAATCTGAATTGACCGAATGGTTTCTATTGACTGCTACCCAATTTTTCTGCCTATTTTTTCTCACTACAGGTAATGGTTTTAGAGCACTATATGGAACAAGTTTTTTCTCTCCAAGATCTTTGATAAAGACTAGGACTGGTTCTCTACTTGTACCCATTTCCTGTATATAACCTTGGAGCCAAATAGGTCCCTGCTTCAATTTCTGCTGCTCAATTTTACTGTTACTCTCGCCAGCACCACGATCTGACGAATTAGCGCGCaaacttgtattattatttctgtcaCATTGTTCTAAGTCGTTTATACTGATTTCTATTAAACATTTGCCACCAACTTGAAGCTCATTACTGTTGTACCTGTTCCAGCCTGCGGATTTTACCTCtgcatacaaataattttattttcaaatatcctACCttgttcaataaatatataaatttctcacccttttttaatctgtaatttattataatatataaaatacctcGTTTCAACTCGTGCCATATGTCTAAATCTATGTTGCGATAATAATCATCAGCTAGTGCTTTTGCAACTTTATAAGGAATAGGTGGTGCTCCTTTCCAATCGGTTTGCACTTCGTCCGTATCACTATGTTCattcttaacttttttatataaatcttcaaTCAATTGTCTGAATAAAGATATATCtcattataaagagaaaaataatttatatctttttaatatatttatttgtagattgcaatcattattataattgcaattataacATACATTGAGATGTAATTAAGTACTTACTCtctaatatcaaaattttcctTCTGAAAAAATCTGTCATGTCTAAATGTAGTATTTCGATTATGTAGCATTTTATCCGCAACAGTTTTTATGTTAGGCAtttgatacaaatatttatatacaacttCATAAACAATAGCtatcaagaaaagaaaagaaaaagattactatcattttgaaaaaaacagttggagaaaaaatactttatgcTATGGGCACAGTCAATAGAACACAGGTCAATAGAAAATGTCTACCTACATTGGCAGTAAGCGGCTGATTGAACAAAAGCCATTGGGTAAACAGGCTCATATTGCTTCGGTTCTGTGTGACATAACAATATAACGCCTTTTTTGAAACCATTATTAGTAACATTTTCACATATCTGTTTCTCGCCaacaaatatgattatatctcttttataaagCAGGGACATAGCACGAATCTCGTTTGGGCCTCCCCATTCTGTGAAGCACTGCATTTCTTTCATATGATAATCAAATGATGTCAGAGactggaaaaagaaagaaaaaaaaaaggaaaaaagaagacaCATACTCATTTTTTCAATAGGGAAACATTGCTATACAAAATACTTACATCCTTgaacaaatgtttttttttcatcataaaaTCTGTACATTCTTTTCTCACTCGCAAGTGATAATGTTGAGTATGATACACCTGTTCGCTAATTGCTCTGAATAAGCAAGTGGGGTCTCTGGGAGTGCGCTTTCTGAAGTAACCTTCCTTAGCCAGCCATTGATCCACTGGTTCCAGTGTTCGTTTCGACATTCTTCTACTTGATATTACCATGTGCCTCAATTCAATAAACTGTTAAAGATTTTGAGATGTGTCTAGctaacgaaatatttaaatctttcatagtttcatttctttatcttatcttttcttatatttttacacaatgttGGATATTATcagtctctttttctttcctatatttaattgtattatgtaGGGTGGCACAATTTAAATAGCACTTCCTTTTTAAATAGTACttccttttataaaaatttttctagaaaaagaatagataagataaaaaaaaattcacataatTAGTGCAATAATTCTCTGAAAACTCTATTTATACTCTTGATAATAGACTTTGTATTCATAAcatgatgtatttttttgtcaatgattattatatatgatattgacATTAGTGATATCTGAGACTAAACATTGGCAGATATTAATTGTAGAAATTTCTTCTAATTGTTTCACCAGCTTTGTATACCTaaccatatatttttaattgaaacataaaaaattagagagaatataaacaagaaaaagattatgtatctctttacagaaaatattacaaataaaatatatattattgcaagggcattaaaaaaattaaaataataataaataacttattcTAATGTTtcataatcaataaattatacaaatttattgctttattatgtcgcaagatttttaattaactttaacgTTAATGCCTTTCAACGTTTATGTctatttatagtaatattataaattaacattaaaagtCTGTCTTTCTAGAGCTACAAACCTGTGATATATTAAAGCTGGAAACAGAATTTTTCTTGCTAAACACATGTGTTATACAGTTTCTTGCTCCTATAGCCTCTTTTTTACATAaggtgtttttattttaaaaaaaacaccatataaataaaataaatgattacacaaaataaaataaatgttattttgcaCGCATAACAAATAGACATACATATGTGAAATACGTAAAGGCAcgtagattaaattttatcgaaatctaAGAAAATGGCTCTCCTACAGCCCTACACAATAGACTCATTGTTTTGCATaaatcacaaaataaattatagatactattattaaaaaaaaaaaaaaaaaaaaaaaaaaaaaaaaacaagacaaGCGCgtcaattttttcataagaGTTGAATTTTccaaacaaagaaaaattccgTCACACAAGGCACGTTATACAAGAAGTACTGTTCcgacaaagaaaataaaatattgtactttGACTGTACCTCGAGGAGTGTCAGGCGGTAATTGtcgaatatatcgattatatatatataatatacacatatattttgtaggGCCACAGTAAACGAGAATCAATTGCGAATCCTTTCGCCTTTCACGGCTTCGTGAAAACCAAGCTCgagaaaatttgtacaaaatggAGAATGAAGGAGGAATTCTCCTTGCGTAATCGACCAATTTCGCCAGTTTTCGCGAAAGTTGTAAAAACTGATTTTCCCGACCTCGGAAACATTGATTCTCGCGAGATGTAAGAAGACTCggaaagaagaaattaatctCGCGCGAACTATCACATTACTCCCTCACCTGAGATCTCGGCCAAACAACAGTCGTATGCCTCACCGAACAACGGCCATATCTTTTCTGATAAACAATGCTACACTACTTTATTAAGTGATTTTGCCCTTGAACATTTACCTGCTTCCCCCTCCCCCGTCCAAGCGTCGCTTTGAATTCtaacttttgttatttttctctcaactGTTGTGCGATCGTGCATACGATTGATACatcgtataaattataatcattattatatcgaCGTACTTGCACCTTTGCAGAAATTCCTTTACTCGATAAGGATAGAGATAGAAGACAAGTCATATTTGTGATCTTACTCACTTCGTATGGCGATGACGTTTTCAAAGCACGGAGAAGCGACGTGAAGGTCCAACGAATTCGGATGTCATCATCGTGATATCACATATCCTTATAAAGTGGAAGACTCGAGATATAAATGAGATACAGGAAAAATCCTCAGAGTCTGACAAACAGTGTGCTTGATTGGTTAATGCGAACCAATCATGCATTTTCAATAATCTTTCGTCCCCGTCTCCGCCGGATAACAAAAGTAGGCgccaaatttcaattttaaaaggaTGCTAGACTATCGACCGAGTTCTAACAAAACAacatatttgcttaatataaaagttgcaatttatacacataaaataaaataagtggTGCCGGGACAGAATTGCacgaaagaatatttgtgaacttttagaaatgagcttagaagcctagataaaaaaattttgttgcaGAAAATGTTGTTGCcgcgaaatttttttgatctaaacttctaagctcatttctaaaagttcacaaatattctttcgtGCAATTCTGTCCCGGaactacttattttattttacgtgtataaattgcattttttatattaagcaaatatagtttttttttttttttttgcttagaACTCGGTCGATAGTCCAGCATCCCCTTAACTTAGTTTCTATTTCACTTTGAAGGTGACTCTTCAAAGAGAAGATAtcctataaatattaatagcactttatttacttaatgtattatatttttctgcatatgttaatcttataaatattcttatttttgtataaacatgataatttaaatttaaaaaatataactcatTTCTGTCTTTTTCAACtctctgtatattttatcttatagaaTTAATGCGTGCTATTAATTGACAttgattattttgtaaatctattatattataagaatttgcAGATTATTGTacaagttatattatttaaagagaaatatcctataaagaaaattaataataatattctttacacATTTAGCgctaaatgataaaaaatattattgtaaacaaGTTAAGTTCAaatgtaatgtatgtatatagacaaaatagagaaaaatctcttcttgaaattaataaaatttaatttagggccgagaaaaagaatatatattgatagattttttgtacaaattattttttttatttctcgtaaTAAATTTCATCGGAATGACAATGCAATGTGtaagaaatattagaaaagtaCAATAGCCCGTTtggtataaaatatgatttttacataaatatataagatcaaTAAGACCattgcgtatgtgtgtgtgcttCGGCGATGTGTACTGTAACGCATCATGCAACACCATCGATGCCAATCTTGCCtgttattatgaaaataacgaATATGCCCGCGCGTACAACTCTCGAGATAAAAAAACTACATCCTTCGGCGAGGAGACAACAATTCCATCTTTTGAGTTAGGCCTCCTCGTCTCGAGCAAAGCAAAATTTCTAACTCGACacatttactaaaaattttctttctcacaAGTCTCCCTATCAGAGTAGCCAGTCTTAAATGACTACTCTGTAGGTGTAATTTTCGTCATATATTTAGCAATAAGAAGATTAGATGTACTAAAGGAGAAAAGAAACAAGTTAGAAAAAGCTTAGAGCGAGACAAGGACTTACTTAGATCCGCTCTCGTCGTTGTCTGATTGTTCTCGAATTGTCTCTCAAGGTTTAGTATCGAGACAGGATACATAGCAAAGCGGTATCGTTATCAATAATCATCCGATTCGACGTTGGACGTTTTG from the Anoplolepis gracilipes chromosome 11, ASM4749672v1, whole genome shotgun sequence genome contains:
- the LOC140671021 gene encoding uncharacterized protein isoform X4 codes for the protein MCILYIYNRYIRQLPPDTPREAIGARNCITHVFSKKNSVSSFNISQFIELRHMVISSRRMSKRTLEPVDQWLAKEGYFRKRTPRDPTCLFRAISEQVYHTQHYHLRVRKECTDFMMKKKHLFKDSLTSFDYHMKEMQCFTEWGGPNEIRAMSLLYKRDIIIFVGEKQICENVTNNGFKKGVILLCHTEPKQYEPVYPMAFVQSAAYCQSIVYEVVYKYLYQMPNIKTVADKMLHNRNTTFRHDRFFQKENFDIREQLIEDLYKKVKNEHSDTDEVQTDWKGAPPIPYKVAKALADDYYRNIDLDIWHELKREVKSAGWNRYNSNELQVGGKCLIEISINDLEQCDRNNNTSLRANSSDRGAGESNSKIEQQKLKQGPIWLQGYIQEMGTSREPVLVFIKDLGEKKLVPYSALKPLPVVRKNRQKNWVAVNRNHSVNSDSNRRWNKSYNSFPRKKKGINMVHGPANNANNSNKNVLINSDDNNNNSNVDSDNINDINNIRTDEQNDEFFFLYSTDQCQTENQFIEDYGRVTNEKANNLPVAALNNSAQVEEHKKAVIRKVNNTARNKTERSNDPRIALPYPQLKLFEENLSPCNGNQQIDMGGNPNVPYVVSDNSNTYSVYSYMPGNFGEHNQMNHTSTSNFYNLLTQDFRTSYYEPMMYGPGYQPGMQPLGPPSGNAHVPCIPEEMEHLVNGMQNCSLTYSEGAGANDDIPNTLHWSMNGTQSARQSKQGLKSLNGKDPSYQVAQKGKQAGTAKGTSNRARNRQQNRGPMYSTQHSSQQYNTMNSVTCRNDTHVQHGRSWDLMHQVASNAPNAYAAPPYAPPPGIFSSPYQEISHYQTNDSILGNPPYYLQGNGSYVPVPPYLSPQHVDENATMPSYPQHLYSPTEHPYSPSHPPTAGQPMLYSQPIMYPQPMQYHALLPPHEQWNPMLGSPQPYMQCAAAAPPQAQMMESTSNGQCTTPKGSL
- the LOC140671021 gene encoding uncharacterized protein isoform X3, giving the protein MVISSRRMSKRTLEPVDQWLAKEGYFRKRTPRDPTCLFRAISEQVYHTQHYHLRVRKECTDFMMKKKHLFKDSLTSFDYHMKEMQCFTEWGGPNEIRAMSLLYKRDIIIFVGEKQICENVTNNGFKKGVILLCHTEPKQYEPVYPMAFVQSAAYCQSIVYEVVYKYLYQMPNIKTVADKMLHNRNTTFRHDRFFQKENFDIREQLIEDLYKKVKNEHSDTDEVQTDWKGAPPIPYKVAKALADDYYRNIDLDIWHELKREVKSAGWNRYNSNELQVGGKCLIEISINDLEQCDRNNNTSLRANSSDRGAGESNSKIEQQKLKQGPIWLQGYIQEMGTSREPVLVFIKDLGEKKLVPYSALKPLPVVRKNRQKNWVAVNRNHSVNSDSNRRWNKSYNSFPRKKKGINMVHGPANNANNSNKNVLINSDDNNNNSNVDSDNINDINNIRTDEQNDEFFFLYSTDQCQTENQFIEDYGRVTNEKANNLPVAALNNSAQVEEHKKAVIRKVNNTARNKTERSNDPRIALPYPQLKLFEENLSPCNGNQQIDMGGNPNVPYVVSDNSNTYSVYSYMPGNFGEHNQMNHTSTSNFYNLLTQDFRTSYYEPMMYGPGYQPGMQPLGPPSGNAHVPCIPEEMEHLVNGMQNCSLTYSEGAGANDDIPNTLHWSMNGTQSARQSKQGLKSLNGKDPSYQVAQKGKQAGTAKGTSNRARNRQQNRGPMYSTQHSSQQYNTMNSVTCRNDTHVQHGRSWDLMHQVASNAPNAYAAPPYAPPPGIFSSPYQEISHYQTNDSILGNPPYYLQGNGSYVPVPPYLSPQHVDENATMPSYPQHLYSPTEHPYSPSHPPTAGQPMLYSQPIMYPQPMQYHALLPPHEQWNPMLGSPQPYMQCAAAAPPQAQMMESTSNGQCTTPKGSL
- the LOC140671021 gene encoding uncharacterized protein isoform X1, with product MHDRTTVERKITKVRIQSDAWTGEGEAEAIGARNCITHVFSKKNSVSSFNISQFIELRHMVISSRRMSKRTLEPVDQWLAKEGYFRKRTPRDPTCLFRAISEQVYHTQHYHLRVRKECTDFMMKKKHLFKDSLTSFDYHMKEMQCFTEWGGPNEIRAMSLLYKRDIIIFVGEKQICENVTNNGFKKGVILLCHTEPKQYEPVYPMAFVQSAAYCQSIVYEVVYKYLYQMPNIKTVADKMLHNRNTTFRHDRFFQKENFDIREQLIEDLYKKVKNEHSDTDEVQTDWKGAPPIPYKVAKALADDYYRNIDLDIWHELKREVKSAGWNRYNSNELQVGGKCLIEISINDLEQCDRNNNTSLRANSSDRGAGESNSKIEQQKLKQGPIWLQGYIQEMGTSREPVLVFIKDLGEKKLVPYSALKPLPVVRKNRQKNWVAVNRNHSVNSDSNRRWNKSYNSFPRKKKGINMVHGPANNANNSNKNVLINSDDNNNNSNVDSDNINDINNIRTDEQNDEFFFLYSTDQCQTENQFIEDYGRVTNEKANNLPVAALNNSAQVEEHKKAVIRKVNNTARNKTERSNDPRIALPYPQLKLFEENLSPCNGNQQIDMGGNPNVPYVVSDNSNTYSVYSYMPGNFGEHNQMNHTSTSNFYNLLTQDFRTSYYEPMMYGPGYQPGMQPLGPPSGNAHVPCIPEEMEHLVNGMQNCSLTYSEGAGANDDIPNTLHWSMNGTQSARQSKQGLKSLNGKDPSYQVAQKGKQAGTAKGTSNRARNRQQNRGPMYSTQHSSQQYNTMNSVTCRNDTHVQHGRSWDLMHQVASNAPNAYAAPPYAPPPGIFSSPYQEISHYQTNDSILGNPPYYLQGNGSYVPVPPYLSPQHVDENATMPSYPQHLYSPTEHPYSPSHPPTAGQPMLYSQPIMYPQPMQYHALLPPHEQWNPMLGSPQPYMQCAAAAPPQAQMMESTSNGQCTTPKGSL